The following coding sequences lie in one Isoptericola variabilis 225 genomic window:
- a CDS encoding LamG-like jellyroll fold domain-containing protein: MRSTRSRRTPRLTAGLTTLALTLGTVGAVTAAPATAAEAPEPYLHYTMEGISGTTLPDVSGNNLHGTLAGNRSVIEAEGGGAALDLHGGTNGGHVSVPRGALEGATDLTVSAHVRWDGSGGAWQRIFDLGTNTTRYLFATPSNGDGRLRTAVTTSGGGGETQANGYGPLKAGDWVTLTTTLDTSAQRVTMYLDGVAVASAPTSVTAGQLLTASAARAGWIGRSMYPDPLFDGAVADFRIYRAALSAEQVAELVGETPDVVALANETFQLRTLVGAAPNLPAAVRASFTDGYDRDVPVTWDAVDPAQYAQPGTYTVQGRAAGVTVTANVTVHRGELKVDLATNTGEFQGGASGLLYGLYADGMPTDNLVEGMNVRTVATKAQDGAQHPGSDALEVVRQLADTTDGDVYLRVTDYYRGFPYQWPGSTPAEKLADYARVLDEQLAMIGTLEPEYRDNLVIEPFNEPEGNMFGTGQWSLNRISWLNDPTDYFAAWDRTYRTIKEAYPDMRIAGPGTSILYPQVKGFLEHAVEAGTVPDIITWHELSHPQNIRDSVERYRGWEAEVFAGTELEGTELPINVNEYAFNYHTSVPGQMIQWMSAIEDSKVEAMIAFWNINGNLSDSAVQANRGNGQWWLYNAYAHMTGHTVEVTPPFPGQNYSLQGVATLDEERAVARTILGGADGAAPVELVNVPADVFGGDEVRVFVREIPWTGQLGDSAQPRHLAELTLPVTDGTVAVEFDGETLPLLEESSAYEVVVTPAGAGQSTTSTPTLWQGSYEAEDAAHTGSGYSRNGPEGRPQDVGKFYTSGMYNVGGLRTGSNVVLDFEVTVPQDGTYDLSVFANSLNTYNLVAEQGPTNVFLRVDGEAEQELFLPLGYKWVVWDHTDTTVELTAGTHTISLAARSLDGSKATKGDALIDRITLSLANPDADTSVYEAELAQLDGGSTVYSAPDGVDAATISGSGAVQLAEGESATFWVYGARDAEATLGADLLGAGAGTLAVNGRDVLDLARASEVAVHLEGGVNKVTVTGGAGGLVLDRLTVAAGNDSLPTTEYQAEDAELAGSAAVVDLPLAEGGKAVAGVGGEPGNDSALTFRVAAEEAGPHAVVVRFSNPEQVDGTHYNPNPVARHADISVNGGEPQRWMFVPTFHKNNFWERTIVLDLEAGENTISLRSEEATNWDGETYASETWPADYNLRADEAPIVDRITVSPLSAVSPVAVRAVTECRGKRAFVVVDVTNTSGAATDVAVTALGETRERDTLAAGKSWRLPFAADAASLEAGEVTVTASGVNTLHAYPEVTCG, encoded by the coding sequence ATGAGAAGCACACGATCGCGGCGCACGCCGCGGTTGACGGCGGGGCTGACGACCCTCGCCCTCACGCTCGGCACGGTCGGCGCGGTCACCGCGGCACCGGCGACCGCCGCAGAGGCGCCCGAGCCCTACCTGCACTACACGATGGAGGGCATCTCGGGCACGACGCTGCCCGACGTCTCCGGCAACAACCTCCACGGAACGCTCGCCGGCAACCGGTCCGTCATCGAGGCGGAGGGCGGCGGCGCGGCGCTCGACCTGCACGGCGGCACGAACGGCGGCCACGTGTCGGTCCCGCGGGGCGCGCTCGAGGGCGCCACCGACCTCACGGTCTCCGCGCACGTCCGGTGGGACGGCAGCGGCGGGGCCTGGCAGCGGATCTTCGACCTCGGCACCAACACCACGCGCTACCTGTTCGCGACGCCGTCGAACGGCGACGGCCGGCTCCGCACGGCCGTCACGACCAGCGGCGGCGGCGGCGAGACGCAGGCGAACGGCTACGGCCCCCTCAAGGCGGGCGACTGGGTCACGCTCACCACGACCCTCGACACGTCCGCCCAGCGCGTGACCATGTACCTCGACGGCGTCGCCGTGGCGTCGGCGCCCACGTCCGTCACGGCGGGGCAGCTGCTCACCGCGAGCGCCGCGCGCGCCGGCTGGATCGGGCGCTCCATGTACCCGGACCCGCTGTTCGACGGGGCCGTGGCGGACTTCCGCATCTACCGTGCGGCATTGAGCGCCGAGCAGGTCGCCGAGCTCGTGGGTGAGACTCCTGACGTGGTGGCCCTGGCGAACGAGACGTTCCAGCTGCGCACGCTCGTCGGCGCGGCCCCGAACCTCCCCGCGGCGGTCCGCGCGTCGTTCACCGACGGCTACGACCGCGACGTGCCGGTGACGTGGGACGCCGTCGACCCCGCGCAGTACGCGCAGCCCGGCACGTACACGGTGCAGGGCCGGGCCGCGGGCGTCACGGTGACGGCGAACGTCACGGTGCACCGGGGTGAGCTCAAGGTGGACCTCGCCACGAACACGGGCGAGTTCCAGGGCGGCGCGTCGGGCCTGCTGTACGGCCTGTACGCGGACGGCATGCCGACCGACAACCTCGTCGAGGGCATGAACGTGCGCACGGTGGCGACCAAGGCGCAGGACGGCGCCCAGCACCCGGGCTCGGACGCGCTCGAGGTGGTCCGCCAGCTCGCGGACACCACCGACGGCGACGTCTACCTGCGCGTCACGGACTACTACCGGGGCTTCCCGTACCAGTGGCCGGGCAGCACGCCGGCGGAGAAGCTCGCCGACTACGCGCGCGTCCTCGACGAGCAGCTCGCGATGATCGGCACGCTCGAGCCGGAGTACCGGGACAACCTCGTGATCGAGCCGTTCAACGAGCCCGAGGGCAACATGTTCGGCACCGGGCAGTGGAGCCTCAACCGCATCTCGTGGCTCAACGACCCGACGGACTACTTCGCCGCGTGGGACCGGACCTACCGGACGATCAAGGAGGCGTACCCGGACATGCGGATCGCCGGTCCGGGCACCTCGATCCTGTACCCGCAGGTCAAGGGCTTCCTGGAGCACGCCGTCGAGGCGGGCACCGTGCCGGACATCATCACGTGGCACGAGCTGTCGCACCCGCAGAACATCCGTGACTCCGTGGAGCGGTACCGCGGCTGGGAGGCCGAGGTCTTCGCGGGAACCGAGCTCGAGGGCACCGAGCTGCCGATCAACGTCAACGAGTACGCCTTCAACTACCACACGTCCGTCCCGGGCCAGATGATCCAGTGGATGTCCGCGATCGAGGACTCCAAGGTCGAGGCGATGATCGCGTTCTGGAACATCAACGGGAACCTGTCCGACTCGGCCGTGCAGGCCAACCGCGGCAACGGGCAGTGGTGGCTCTACAACGCGTACGCGCACATGACGGGCCACACGGTCGAGGTCACGCCGCCGTTCCCGGGGCAGAACTACTCGCTCCAGGGCGTCGCGACGCTCGACGAGGAGCGGGCCGTCGCGCGCACGATCCTGGGCGGGGCCGACGGCGCCGCCCCGGTCGAGCTCGTCAACGTCCCGGCGGACGTGTTCGGCGGCGACGAGGTGCGCGTGTTCGTCCGCGAGATCCCGTGGACGGGCCAGCTCGGCGACTCGGCGCAGCCGCGCCACCTCGCCGAGCTCACGCTGCCCGTGACGGACGGCACGGTCGCGGTCGAGTTCGACGGCGAGACGCTGCCGCTGCTCGAGGAGTCCTCGGCGTACGAGGTCGTGGTGACGCCGGCGGGCGCCGGGCAGTCGACGACGTCGACCCCGACGCTCTGGCAGGGCAGCTACGAGGCCGAGGACGCCGCGCACACCGGCTCGGGCTACAGCCGCAACGGTCCGGAGGGGCGGCCGCAGGACGTGGGCAAGTTCTACACGTCGGGCATGTACAACGTGGGCGGCCTGCGCACCGGTTCGAACGTGGTGCTCGACTTCGAGGTGACCGTTCCCCAGGACGGCACCTACGACCTGTCGGTGTTCGCGAACAGCCTCAACACCTACAACCTCGTGGCCGAGCAGGGTCCGACGAACGTGTTCCTGCGCGTCGACGGCGAGGCCGAGCAGGAGCTGTTCCTGCCGCTCGGCTACAAGTGGGTGGTCTGGGACCACACCGACACGACGGTCGAGCTCACCGCGGGCACGCACACGATCTCGCTCGCGGCGCGCAGCCTCGACGGGTCGAAGGCGACGAAGGGTGACGCGCTGATCGACCGGATCACGCTGTCGCTGGCCAACCCGGACGCCGACACGTCGGTCTACGAGGCAGAGCTCGCCCAGCTCGACGGCGGCAGCACGGTCTACTCCGCGCCCGACGGCGTGGACGCGGCCACGATCTCCGGCTCGGGCGCGGTCCAGCTCGCCGAGGGCGAGTCGGCCACGTTCTGGGTCTACGGCGCGCGCGACGCCGAGGCGACGCTCGGCGCCGACCTGCTCGGCGCCGGCGCGGGCACGCTGGCGGTCAACGGCCGTGACGTGCTCGACCTCGCCAGGGCGTCCGAGGTCGCCGTGCACCTCGAGGGCGGCGTCAACAAGGTCACCGTGACCGGTGGCGCGGGCGGGCTCGTGCTCGACCGCCTCACCGTCGCGGCCGGCAACGACTCGCTACCGACGACCGAGTACCAGGCCGAGGACGCCGAGCTGGCCGGCTCGGCCGCCGTCGTCGACCTGCCTCTCGCCGAGGGCGGCAAGGCCGTCGCCGGCGTCGGCGGTGAGCCGGGCAACGACAGCGCGCTGACGTTCCGGGTCGCCGCCGAGGAGGCCGGCCCGCACGCGGTCGTCGTCCGCTTCTCCAACCCGGAGCAGGTCGACGGCACGCACTACAACCCGAACCCGGTCGCACGGCACGCCGACATCTCGGTCAACGGCGGCGAGCCGCAGCGGTGGATGTTCGTCCCCACGTTCCACAAGAACAACTTCTGGGAGCGGACCATCGTGCTCGACCTCGAGGCGGGCGAGAACACCATCTCGCTGCGCTCCGAGGAGGCGACCAACTGGGACGGCGAGACGTACGCGTCCGAGACGTGGCCCGCGGACTACAACCTGCGGGCCGACGAGGCGCCCATCGTCGACCGGATCACGGTCTCGCCGCTCAGCGCGGTGAGCCCCGTCGCGGTCCGGGCGGTCACGGAGTGCCGCGGCAAGAGGGCGTTCGTCGTCGTCGACGTGACCAACACGTCGGGCGCGGCGACCGACGTCGCCGTGACGGCGCTCGGCGAGACCCGCGAGCGCGACACGCTCGCGGCCGGCAAGTCGTGGCGGCTGCCGTTCGCCGCGGACGCCGCGTCGCTCGAGGCCGGGGAGGTGACGGTCACCGCCTCCGGCGTGAACACGCTGCACGCCTACCCGGAGGTCACCTGCGGCTGA